A genomic segment from Sulfitobacter mediterraneus encodes:
- a CDS encoding substrate-binding domain-containing protein, with product MKTLMMAAVTTLAMTGAAWADDIKMAVTTSFHNSGLSDILVPAIKRDLDLEVQLLVVGTGQALKLGAAGDVDAILVHSRKAEEKFLAAGNGTHRREIMYNDFVFIGPKSDTASAGSAASAAEALSMIANAKAPFVSRGDDSGTHKKELSLWNAAGLDPATFGGWYKAVGAGMGAALNTAAGMDAYIMSDRASWLNFGNKADLALIFAGDPVLFNQYAYLPVNPEKHAHVKHDLALKLEGWLVSDTAKTLINDYKINGETLFVFNAMQ from the coding sequence ATGAAGACCCTGATGATGGCGGCTGTGACCACATTGGCGATGACCGGCGCGGCATGGGCCGATGACATCAAGATGGCGGTCACGACCTCCTTTCACAACTCCGGCCTGTCGGACATTCTGGTGCCTGCGATCAAGCGCGATCTGGACCTTGAGGTGCAGCTGCTGGTGGTGGGCACGGGCCAGGCGCTCAAGCTTGGCGCGGCGGGGGATGTTGATGCCATCCTGGTACATTCCCGCAAGGCTGAAGAGAAATTTCTGGCTGCTGGCAATGGCACCCACCGGCGCGAGATCATGTATAACGACTTTGTCTTTATCGGCCCGAAATCGGATACGGCGAGTGCGGGTAGCGCTGCATCCGCAGCAGAGGCGCTTTCGATGATAGCAAATGCCAAGGCCCCTTTTGTCAGCCGCGGTGACGACAGTGGCACTCACAAAAAGGAACTGAGCCTTTGGAACGCAGCAGGCCTTGATCCGGCGACGTTCGGGGGGTGGTACAAGGCCGTGGGTGCAGGCATGGGCGCTGCGCTGAACACGGCAGCGGGGATGGACGCCTATATCATGTCGGACAGGGCCAGCTGGCTCAACTTCGGCAATAAGGCTGATCTGGCGCTGATCTTTGCGGGCGACCCGGTACTGTTCAACCAATATGCCTATCTGCCCGTGAACCCGGAAAAACATGCCCATGTGAAGCATGATCTGGCGCTTAAGTTGGAGGGGTGGCTGGTGTCAGACACCGCAAAGACGCTGATCAATGATTACAAGATCAACGGCGAAACACTTTTCGTATTCAACGCGATGCAATGA
- a CDS encoding biotin/lipoate--protein ligase family protein: MTEVIFPPLMSGLAVTGREDPFHTACLQAAVGCDAGLVVYNLSPDSLRAAIVFAPEVPLQDALAMLPVCGVGFQNALGALAPPEVAVHLEWGGGLRINGAKCGQLRVAAGTKAPGEVPDWLVVGLSLPLWPNNDETGHTPDQTALYAEGCSDVEAPRLLESWARHTLNWIARWDEEGVKPVHGEWRGLVHGMGEEITQNGQTGSFLGVDERFGMLLRHKGDTTLIPLTTLLEDL; the protein is encoded by the coding sequence ATGACCGAGGTGATTTTCCCTCCATTAATGTCCGGTCTTGCCGTCACCGGGCGCGAAGATCCGTTTCACACCGCCTGTCTGCAAGCGGCGGTAGGCTGTGACGCTGGTCTGGTGGTGTACAACCTGTCACCCGATAGCTTGAGGGCGGCCATTGTATTTGCCCCCGAAGTGCCCCTGCAGGATGCTTTGGCGATGTTGCCGGTCTGCGGCGTTGGCTTTCAAAACGCGCTTGGGGCGCTGGCCCCGCCGGAGGTTGCCGTACATCTGGAATGGGGCGGCGGTCTGCGGATCAACGGTGCGAAATGCGGCCAGTTGCGTGTCGCCGCCGGTACGAAAGCACCGGGCGAAGTGCCCGATTGGCTGGTTGTCGGGCTTTCCCTGCCGCTTTGGCCTAACAACGATGAAACCGGCCACACCCCGGATCAGACCGCCCTATATGCCGAAGGCTGCTCAGATGTGGAGGCGCCAAGGCTACTGGAAAGTTGGGCGCGGCACACGCTGAACTGGATCGCCCGCTGGGACGAAGAAGGCGTCAAACCTGTGCATGGGGAATGGCGCGGTTTGGTGCATGGCATGGGCGAAGAGATCACCCAAAACGGCCAAACAGGTAGCTTTCTCGGCGTCGATGAGCGCTTTGGTATGCTGCTGAGGCACAAGGGCGATACAACCCTCATCCCGCTCACCACCCTGTTGGAGGATCTGTGA
- a CDS encoding DUF6505 family protein, translating into MQLARAIHFDESDTRVYANAARTGEWCISGGFEFSDWSEADLSGKARQAFANGWFGLETSGRVTFVAVTQVEAAEIETLTDLLAQHFVTYYGAPDAAAAHPVAAEEIRQMLDLCDGHDANTLLTVARELTPSGVREAYRVIEPQGAGLEQFAVHGDLEG; encoded by the coding sequence ATGCAACTGGCCCGCGCCATTCATTTTGACGAAAGCGATACCCGTGTCTACGCCAATGCCGCCCGGACGGGCGAATGGTGTATCTCGGGTGGTTTTGAATTTTCAGACTGGTCGGAGGCCGATCTGTCCGGCAAGGCGCGGCAGGCCTTTGCAAACGGATGGTTTGGTTTGGAAACCTCGGGCCGGGTGACGTTTGTCGCGGTGACGCAGGTTGAGGCGGCAGAGATTGAAACGCTCACTGATCTGCTCGCCCAGCATTTTGTCACATACTACGGCGCCCCGGATGCCGCTGCCGCCCACCCCGTGGCCGCAGAGGAAATTCGCCAGATGCTGGATCTATGTGACGGGCATGACGCCAACACCCTGCTGACGGTTGCGCGTGAACTGACGCCTTCGGGCGTGCGCGAAGCCTACCGAGTGATCGAGCCCCAGGGCGCAGGGCTTGAGCAATTTGCGGTACATGGGGATCTTGAGGGGTAA
- a CDS encoding DUF6494 family protein, translating to MSDDFNMSMRKFLKQVGVTSQQAIEEAMRSAETGGKEFTARAVVTIDGLDMEHVVTGTIKGQD from the coding sequence ATGAGCGATGATTTCAACATGTCGATGCGCAAGTTTCTCAAACAGGTCGGAGTGACCTCGCAGCAAGCCATCGAAGAGGCAATGCGCAGCGCTGAAACCGGCGGCAAGGAATTCACGGCGCGGGCCGTCGTCACCATCGACGGGCTGGACATGGAACATGTCGTGACCGGCACCATCAAAGGTCAGGACTGA
- a CDS encoding Mrp/NBP35 family ATP-binding protein: MSVTREAVLEALKTIEDPTGKGDIVSAGVVRALNVDGGNVRFVLEIDPSRADAYGPTRDQAEALVKGVAGVENLSVVLTGHSAQPAPPDLKLGHKSEPKGPEKIPGVNHIIAIASGKGGVGKSTVSANLACALAAQGRRVGLLDADVYGPSQPRMLGVSGRPASPDGKTILPMRNHGVTMMSIGLMTNDDQAVVWRGPMLMGALQQMMMQVQWGALDVLLVDLPPGTGDVQMTLAQKAQVDGAIIVSTPQDVALIDARKGIDMFQQLNVPIVGMIENMSTHICSNCGHEEHVFGHGGVANEAAKLNVPLLAEIPLHLDIRLAADGGAPIVVSAPDSAQAKGFVDVAQALIAKGIA; this comes from the coding sequence TTGAGCGTGACACGTGAGGCCGTTCTTGAGGCCCTGAAAACCATCGAAGATCCCACCGGCAAGGGCGACATTGTCTCAGCCGGAGTGGTGCGGGCGTTGAACGTCGATGGCGGTAATGTCCGTTTTGTGCTTGAGATTGATCCAAGCCGCGCTGACGCCTATGGGCCGACCCGCGATCAGGCCGAGGCATTGGTCAAAGGTGTCGCAGGTGTTGAAAACCTATCGGTGGTTCTAACCGGACACAGCGCCCAACCGGCACCGCCTGATCTGAAACTGGGTCACAAATCCGAACCCAAGGGCCCCGAGAAAATCCCCGGTGTGAACCACATCATCGCCATTGCCAGCGGTAAGGGTGGCGTAGGCAAATCCACGGTTTCGGCCAATCTGGCCTGCGCATTGGCCGCGCAGGGCCGACGCGTTGGCCTCTTGGATGCAGATGTCTACGGCCCAAGCCAGCCGCGCATGTTGGGCGTGTCGGGCCGCCCCGCCAGCCCGGATGGCAAGACCATTCTGCCGATGCGCAATCACGGGGTCACGATGATGTCGATTGGTCTGATGACCAACGACGATCAGGCGGTGGTCTGGCGCGGGCCAATGTTGATGGGCGCTTTGCAACAGATGATGATGCAGGTGCAATGGGGCGCCTTGGATGTGCTGCTTGTGGATCTGCCACCCGGCACCGGTGACGTGCAGATGACCCTGGCCCAAAAGGCGCAGGTGGACGGCGCAATCATTGTCTCGACACCGCAGGATGTCGCCCTGATCGACGCCCGCAAAGGCATTGATATGTTCCAGCAATTGAACGTGCCGATTGTGGGAATGATTGAAAACATGTCCACGCATATCTGTTCCAACTGCGGACATGAGGAGCATGTCTTTGGACATGGCGGCGTTGCTAACGAGGCGGCCAAGCTCAATGTGCCCTTGCTGGCGGAAATCCCTCTGCATCTTGATATCCGGCTGGCCGCAGACGGCGGTGCGCCGATTGTTGTTTCCGCACCGGACAGTGCGCAGGCCAAGGGCTTTGTCGATGTGGCGCAGGCGCTTATTGCCAAAGGTATCGCATGA